One Gossypium hirsutum isolate 1008001.06 chromosome A11, Gossypium_hirsutum_v2.1, whole genome shotgun sequence genomic window carries:
- the LOC107923435 gene encoding receptor-like protein kinase FERONIA: MSLLHFFQVSKKAFGFVSRRGSQPNSTLPEELCIRQFSLAEIKAATANFDEGFIIGISNFGSVYKGVIDDGTFTVAIRRMKFSLTAFRTEVVFLSQLNHLNVESLIGFCNEKGETILVYEYLSNGSLFDYLHGNGISCNPIAWEKRLQICIGAARGLHYLHTGVKYIVLHRNVTSNTILLDHELVPKLSGFFSSRLGPHSMSKASIKKESLDVMATFGCLDSENLSGKNDVYAFGVVLLEVICGKTPVFEANGQKRSLAAWANWCFKNGTIYHNIDPYLKGRIAPECFNKYAEIAMSCISYSADERPSMGEVESTLQDALELQKKADSEMKSGNPSNQTTIASTCPYSFSLSTFLSVGVLERRKKNRTQYKAARCTESVVMRTGCGRGVRGLWRYGTVVVGVWGVADVGGDRGILGSGCKWGLNFGLADVLVRLNGYWAV; the protein is encoded by the exons ATGTCACTTTTACATTTCTTTCAAGTCTCTAAAAAAGCATTTGGCTTCGTTTCGCGACGAGGGAGCCAACCAAATTCCACACTTCCGGAGGAACTATGCATTCGTCAGTTTTCACTAGCAGAGATCAAAGCTGCGACTGCCAACTTCGATGAAGGCTTTATTATTGGTATAAGTAATTTTGGATCTGTATACAAAGGGGTTATAGATGATGGGACCTTTACAGTTGCTATCAGACGCATGAAATTTAGTCTTACTGCGTTCCGAACTGAAGTGGTATTCCTTAGCCAGCTGAACCACTTAAATGTTGAATCTCTCATTGGATTCTGCAATGAGAAGGGGGAAACAATCCTTGTTTATGAATACCTGAGCAATGGGTCGCTCTTTGATTATCTCCATGGTAATGGTATCAGTTGCAATCCAATTGCCTGGGAAAAGAGGCTACAAATCTGCATTGGTGCAGCGCGTGGATTACATTACCTTCATACCGGAGTAAAGTATATAGTACTGCACCGCAACGTGACCAGCAACACTATTCTTTTAGATCATGAATTGGTTCCTAAACTTTCTGGGTTCTTTTCGTCCAGGTTAGGGCCTCATAGCATGTCAAAAGCTTCAATTAAAAAAGAGTCGCTAGATGTGATGGCTACTTTCGGATGCCTTGATTCAGAAAATCTGTCAGGAAAAAATGATGTCTATGCATTTGGTGTTGTCTTACTCGAAGTAATTTGTGGTAAAACACCAGTCTTTGAAGCAAATGGTCAGAAAAGATCTCTGGCTGCCTGGGCAAATTGGTGTTTCAAGAATGGGACCATTTATCACAATATTGATCCATATTTAAAGGGGAGGATAGCCCCAGAGTGCTTCAACAAGTATGCGGAGATTGCTATGTCTTGTATCTCTTATAGCGCAGATGAACGACCATCCATGGGTGAAGTAGAGTCGACTCTACAGGATGCACTGGAACTGCAGAAGAAAGCAGACTCTGAAATGAAAT CTGGAAATCCAAGTAACCAGACCACCATTGCTTCAACTTGCCCATATTCATTCTCCTTGTCTACATTTCTTTCTGTTGGCGTTTTGGAGAGAAGGAAGAAAAACAGGACACAGTACAAGGCAGCAAGAT GTACAGAGTCTGTTGTCATGCGTACGGGGTGTGGGCGTGGCGTACGAGGACTGTGGAGGTATGGGACTGTTGTAGTGGGGGTATGGGGCGTGGCAGACGTCGGTGGTGACAGAG GGATATTGGGTTCTGGTTGTAAATGGGGTTTGAATTTTGGGTTGGCTGATGTATTAGTTAGGCTTAATGGGTATTGGGCTGTTTAG